The Panulirus ornatus isolate Po-2019 chromosome 5, ASM3632096v1, whole genome shotgun sequence genome includes a window with the following:
- the LOC139748247 gene encoding uncharacterized protein isoform X2 has product MKYTSLKGDGGAEGGWRRGRGWCGRAWCSRETRQAAVQLVLLCVASCSWTLLLISLTLTSPTSTSTTHSRQVVEVVGAPGPHWSGGSAGACEECLARRGPPSSYWRVFQGPLLQVVAALNRLDQPLAPPALRAHLLGTRTLLRHLASALHLHIMDAAGDDTEGHPDTEAAVLAAPGKPHGRLACQERYLGSKVGYPRYRQGFARVNCSAVPLREVVTAVLWDVHEKHLMSVLSDFERIYPGLPLLLVTDATVRDRANLITEPPGTSVPQALARVLTHVTTPYVLLAPRLSQMSGHSRLERLVWVAEWAGVWAVGGSVRGVDGRWRVGCVQARESGGQLVYSRGYEASLYECQLCQAVEGPLVMRTAALATLTWPKNTTAHQLLLPELFLEAQAGAAPHQHAAAACPDAMFLVASLEPLWEAAWQPRQRERELRRVAALWRPLARRRQLARLQLPSGVTVNYPCDFLPTVRPEHATRAWPANKSISAAWACEGREVAALLSALLQQCASVQVRCFLREPTLSEDKTLRVEGRWWAVTVTPTQAAHTVHWTRVEVLAGVWVWAPLPLGQQHWLVNEAGEDLALRVPTLEEASSGQGLRTLTSPRCAQGRATHLIIKSP; this is encoded by the exons ACGGTGGCGCGGAGGGCGGGTGGAGACGTGGTCGCGGATGGTGTGGGCGGGCGTGGTGCTCGCGGGAGACGAGGCAGGCGGCGGTgcagctggtgctgctgtgtgtggccTCTTGCTCCTGGACGCTACTCCTCAtctcactcaccctcacctcccccacctctaCCTCCACCACTCACAG CCggcaggtggtggaggttgtgggagcCCCTGGGCCACACTGGTCTGGTGGGAGTGCCGGGGCGTGCGAGGAGTGCCTGGCCCGCCGAGGACCTCCCAGCAGCTACTGGCGGGTGTTCCAAGGTccactgctgcaggtggtggctgCCCTGAACCGACTGGACCAACCCCTGGCACCCCCAGCCCTGCGGGCCCACCTACTAGGCACCAGGACCCTCCTGCGACACCTTGCCTCCGCCCTTCACCTACACATCATGGACGCTGCCGGCGACGACACCGAGGGACACCCCGACACTGAGGCGGCGGTGCTGGCGGCGCCCGGCAAGCCACACGGCCGCCTCGCTTGCCAGGAACGATACCTCGGCTCCAAAGTGGGCTACCCGCGCTACCGCCAGGGCTTCGCGCGCGTCAACTGTTCCGCCGTGCCCCTGCGGGAGGTGGTGACGGCCGTACTGTGGGACGTGCACGAGAAGCACCTGATGAGTGTCCTCTCCGACTTCGAGCGTATATACCCTGGTCTGCCTCTACTCTTGGTCACGGACGCTACGGTGCGGGACAGGGCCAACCTTATCACGGAGCCGCCCGGGACATCGGTGCCCCAAGCCCTCGCTAGGGTCCTGACCCACGTGACCACGCCATATGTGCTCCTTGCCCCGCGGCTGTCCCAGATGAGCGGCCACTCACGTCTGGAGAGGCTAGTGTGGGTGGCGGAGTGGGCGGGGGTGTGGGCGGTGGGCGGGTCTGTGCGGGGTGTGGACGGGCGGTGGCGGGTGGGATGCGTCCAGGCCAGGGAATCGGGAGGCCAGCTGGTATACAGCCGGGGTTACGAGGCGTCCCTCTACGAGTGCCAGCTGTGTCAGGCGGTGGAGGGCCCGCTGGTGATGCGGACGGCCgccctggccaccctcacctggcctaagaacaccaccgcccaccaactcctcctcccgGAGCTCTTCTTGGAGGCCCAGGCCGGCGCGGCGCCACACCAGCACGCCGCCGCCGCCTGCCCCGACGCCATGTTCCTGGTGGCATCGCTGGAGCCTCTGTGGGAGGCGGCGTGGCAGCCCCGCCAGCGGGAGCGGGAACTGCGGCGGGTTGCGGCCCTGTGGCGGCCCCTGGCACGGCGGCGGCAGCTGGCCCGCCTCCAGCTGCCGTCCGGAGTCACCGTCAACTACCCGTGCGACTTCCTCCCCACCGTCCGCCCGGAGCACGCGACACGCGCGTGGCCCGCCAACAAGAGCATCTCAGCAGCGTGGGCGTGTGAGGGTCGGGAGGTGGCCGCCTTACTATCGGCACTCCTACAGCAGTGTGCCAGCGTCCAGGTCAGGTGCTTCCTGCGTGAGCCTACTCTATCAG AGGACAAGACGTTAAGGGTTGAGGGTCGGTGGTGGGCGGTGACCGTCACGCCCACGCAGGCCGCCCACACAGTCCACTGGACCAG GGTTGAGGttctggctggggtgtgggtatGGGCTCCGCTCCCGCTGGGCCAGCAACACTGGCTGGTGAACGAGGCGGGTGAagacttggccctgcgcgtgcccaccttggaagaggcGAGTTCGGGGCAGGGCCTGCGAACGCTCACCTCCCCCCGCTGCGCTCAAGGACGCGCTACCCACCTCATCATTAAGTCGCCCTGA
- the LOC139748247 gene encoding uncharacterized protein isoform X1, producing the protein MKYTSLKGDGGAEGGWRRGRGWCGRAWCSRETRQAAVQLVLLCVASCSWTLLLISLTLTSPTSTSTTHSRQVVEVVGAPGPHWSGGSAGACEECLARRGPPSSYWRVFQGPLLQVVAALNRLDQPLAPPALRAHLLGTRTLLRHLASALHLHIMDAAGDDTEGHPDTEAAVLAAPGKPHGRLACQERYLGSKVGYPRYRQGFARVNCSAVPLREVVTAVLWDVHEKHLMSVLSDFERIYPGLPLLLVTDATVRDRANLITEPPGTSVPQALARVLTHVTTPYVLLAPRLSQMSGHSRLERLVWVAEWAGVWAVGGSVRGVDGRWRVGCVQARESGGQLVYSRGYEASLYECQLCQAVEGPLVMRTAALATLTWPKNTTAHQLLLPELFLEAQAGAAPHQHAAAACPDAMFLVASLEPLWEAAWQPRQRERELRRVAALWRPLARRRQLARLQLPSGVTVNYPCDFLPTVRPEHATRAWPANKSISAAWACEGREVAALLSALLQQCASVQVRCFLREPTLSAVVGGGEVLALPGRTVELGVAMAAVLPQLRHLPALTSHYTTTLEDKTLRVEGRWWAVTVTPTQAAHTVHWTRVEVLAGVWVWAPLPLGQQHWLVNEAGEDLALRVPTLEEASSGQGLRTLTSPRCAQGRATHLIIKSP; encoded by the exons ACGGTGGCGCGGAGGGCGGGTGGAGACGTGGTCGCGGATGGTGTGGGCGGGCGTGGTGCTCGCGGGAGACGAGGCAGGCGGCGGTgcagctggtgctgctgtgtgtggccTCTTGCTCCTGGACGCTACTCCTCAtctcactcaccctcacctcccccacctctaCCTCCACCACTCACAG CCggcaggtggtggaggttgtgggagcCCCTGGGCCACACTGGTCTGGTGGGAGTGCCGGGGCGTGCGAGGAGTGCCTGGCCCGCCGAGGACCTCCCAGCAGCTACTGGCGGGTGTTCCAAGGTccactgctgcaggtggtggctgCCCTGAACCGACTGGACCAACCCCTGGCACCCCCAGCCCTGCGGGCCCACCTACTAGGCACCAGGACCCTCCTGCGACACCTTGCCTCCGCCCTTCACCTACACATCATGGACGCTGCCGGCGACGACACCGAGGGACACCCCGACACTGAGGCGGCGGTGCTGGCGGCGCCCGGCAAGCCACACGGCCGCCTCGCTTGCCAGGAACGATACCTCGGCTCCAAAGTGGGCTACCCGCGCTACCGCCAGGGCTTCGCGCGCGTCAACTGTTCCGCCGTGCCCCTGCGGGAGGTGGTGACGGCCGTACTGTGGGACGTGCACGAGAAGCACCTGATGAGTGTCCTCTCCGACTTCGAGCGTATATACCCTGGTCTGCCTCTACTCTTGGTCACGGACGCTACGGTGCGGGACAGGGCCAACCTTATCACGGAGCCGCCCGGGACATCGGTGCCCCAAGCCCTCGCTAGGGTCCTGACCCACGTGACCACGCCATATGTGCTCCTTGCCCCGCGGCTGTCCCAGATGAGCGGCCACTCACGTCTGGAGAGGCTAGTGTGGGTGGCGGAGTGGGCGGGGGTGTGGGCGGTGGGCGGGTCTGTGCGGGGTGTGGACGGGCGGTGGCGGGTGGGATGCGTCCAGGCCAGGGAATCGGGAGGCCAGCTGGTATACAGCCGGGGTTACGAGGCGTCCCTCTACGAGTGCCAGCTGTGTCAGGCGGTGGAGGGCCCGCTGGTGATGCGGACGGCCgccctggccaccctcacctggcctaagaacaccaccgcccaccaactcctcctcccgGAGCTCTTCTTGGAGGCCCAGGCCGGCGCGGCGCCACACCAGCACGCCGCCGCCGCCTGCCCCGACGCCATGTTCCTGGTGGCATCGCTGGAGCCTCTGTGGGAGGCGGCGTGGCAGCCCCGCCAGCGGGAGCGGGAACTGCGGCGGGTTGCGGCCCTGTGGCGGCCCCTGGCACGGCGGCGGCAGCTGGCCCGCCTCCAGCTGCCGTCCGGAGTCACCGTCAACTACCCGTGCGACTTCCTCCCCACCGTCCGCCCGGAGCACGCGACACGCGCGTGGCCCGCCAACAAGAGCATCTCAGCAGCGTGGGCGTGTGAGGGTCGGGAGGTGGCCGCCTTACTATCGGCACTCCTACAGCAGTGTGCCAGCGTCCAGGTCAGGTGCTTCCTGCGTGAGCCTACTCTATCAG CGGTGGTCGGGGGCGGGGAGGTCCTGGCGCTGCCGGGGAGGACGGTGGAGCTCGGGGTGGCCATGGCGGCCGTCCTGCCACAGCTGAGACATTTACCCGCCCTCAcctctcactacaccaccaccctcg AGGACAAGACGTTAAGGGTTGAGGGTCGGTGGTGGGCGGTGACCGTCACGCCCACGCAGGCCGCCCACACAGTCCACTGGACCAG GGTTGAGGttctggctggggtgtgggtatGGGCTCCGCTCCCGCTGGGCCAGCAACACTGGCTGGTGAACGAGGCGGGTGAagacttggccctgcgcgtgcccaccttggaagaggcGAGTTCGGGGCAGGGCCTGCGAACGCTCACCTCCCCCCGCTGCGCTCAAGGACGCGCTACCCACCTCATCATTAAGTCGCCCTGA